A window from Macaca thibetana thibetana isolate TM-01 chromosome 7, ASM2454274v1, whole genome shotgun sequence encodes these proteins:
- the LOC126958295 gene encoding LOW QUALITY PROTEIN: olfactory receptor 4E2 (The sequence of the model RefSeq protein was modified relative to this genomic sequence to represent the inferred CDS: substituted 1 base at 1 genomic stop codon) produces the protein MDTLNQTRVTEFVFLGLTDNWVLEMLFFMAFSAIYVLTLSGNILIIIATVFTPSLHTPMYFFLSNLSFIDICHSSVTVPKMLEGLLLERKTISFDNCITQLFFLHLFACAEIFLLIIMAYDRYVAICTPLHYPNVTNMRVCVQLVFALWLGGTVHXLGQTFLTIRLPYCGPNIIDSYFCDVPLVIKLACTDTYLTGILIVSNSGTISLACFLAMVTSYTVILVSLRKHSAEGRWKALSTCSAHFMVVALFFGPCIFIYTRPDTSFSIDKVVSVFYTVVTPLLNPFIYTLRNEEVKSAMKQLRQRQVFFTKSYI, from the coding sequence ATGGACACTCTAAACCAAACAAGAGTGACTGAATTTGTCTTCTTGGGACTCACTGATAACTGGGTGCTGGAGATGCTGTTTTTCATGGCATTCTCAGCCATCTATGTGCTAACGCTTTCGGGGAACATTCTCATCATCATTGCCACAGTCTTTACTCCAAGTCTCCATACCCCCATGTATTTCTTCCTGAGCAATCTGTCCTTTATTGACATCTGCCATTCATCTGTCACTGTGCCTAAGATGTTGGAGGGTTTGCTTTTAGAGAGAAAGACCATTTCCTTTGACAACTGCATCACACAGCTCTTCTTCCTACATCTCTTTGCCTGTGCTGAGATCTTTCTGCTGATCATTATGGCGTATGATCGTTACGTGGCTATCTGCACTCCACTCCACTACCCCAATGTGACGAACATGAGAGTCTGTGTACAGCTTGTCTTTGCTCTCTGGTTGGGGGGTACCGTTCACTGACTAGGGCAGACCTTCTTGACTATTCGTCTACCTTACTGTGGCCCCAACATTATTGACAGCTACTTCTGTGATGTGCCTCTTGTTATCAAGCTGGCCTGCACAGATACATACCTCACAGGAATACTGATTGTGTCCAATAGTGGAACCATCTCCCTCGCCTGTTTCTTGGCCATGGTCACCTCCTATACGGTCATCCTGGTTTCTCTTCGAAAACACTCAGCTGAAGGGCGCTGGAAAGCCCTGTCTACTTGCTCGGCCCACTTCATGGTGGTTGCCCTCTTCTTTGGGCCATGTATCTTCATCTATACTCGGCCAGACACCAGCTTCTCCATTGACAAGGTGGTGTCTGTCTTCTACACAGTGGTCACCCCTTTGCTGAATCCCTTCATTTACACCTTGAGGAATGAGGAGGTAAAAAGTGCCATGAAGCAGCTCAGGCAGAGACAAGTTTTTTTCACGAAATCATATATATAA